ACAACGATTGTACCGAACGAGCGAATTGAGTATGCGTTCGGAGATCGACGCGCGATCGTGGAGTTCAACCCAGGTGCAAACGGTGTCGTAGTACGCGTCACCTTCGATGCTGAACTTGAAAATCCTGTGGAGCAACAGCGTCAAGGATGGCAAGCCATTCTGGACAATTTTGCAAAGTACGTCGAAGCGCACCAGTAACCGCTCAGCTTTTATTTCCCCTAAAGTTTAATGTCATAGATATACGTGGAGCATGACCCAGAAGACGCAAACACCTTTTGTTACTGTGCGTGCGGTGCAGCCTGTGGTGGCGGGGCTTGATGCCCTGGGCTATGAAACAGACACGATCTTTGCAAACGTTACGATCTCTCGCGATGTTTTGGATAACGCCGATGGGGGAATTCCCCACACGGCTATGATGGCTTTTTGGCAAGAAGCCCTGGCGGTTACAGGTGATGATTACCTTGGACTGCATCTTGCCGAAGCGGCCCCCATGAAATCGTTTGGAGTACATGCCTATGCCTTGCAATCCAGCCCTACCCTGAGAGAAGCGTATCGCCGGGCATGTCGCTACCAACGCCTGATCCACGAGGCGACGGATTTAACGTTTGATGAAGGAGCGGACGAGGGCGTACTGCAGCATACCTTGCCGGATGGTCGTTCTGTACCGCGCCATCCCGCCGAATTTCTGGTTACACTTTGGGTGCGTTTCGGGCGACTGATTACCGGCAGCACGTGGGCACCCCGCCTGGTTTGTTTTGCCCACCATGCACCGCCGGATGTGACAGCGCATCGGCATATATTTCAAACGCACATCCAGTTTTTGAGCGGACGTACAGCGATGTACATTCCAAACTATATTCTGGATACACCGAATGCACGTGCCGATCCGGGCCTGATTGGCGTATTGGACGATTATGCAGAGCGATTGCTAAAACAAAGGCCCACACCAACCGCCGCTACCTTGAGCGAACGTGTTCGTTTTCAACTTCTGGAAACGCTGACAGGCGGCATCCCCACCGCCGAAGAAATCGCCCAATCGCTCCATATGAGTGTCAGAACGCTTCACCGCAACCTTCAGCAGGAAGGGGCAACGTTCAGTGAACTGTTAAACCAACTGCGCCAGCAGCAGGCAACCAACTACCTGACCAACCCCAATATTAGTATCTCCGAAGTTGCTTTTCTGCTCGGTTTCTCTGAAATCAGTTCATTCTATCGCGCCTTCAAACGGTGGACAGGTACAACACCAGCTGAATTTCGCGCAGTAAACCTCTCCTCTGTTGCTTCCTCGCACCAATCCTAAAACTATATCCTGAATAATTCACCGCCACTAGCCATACTTTGTCCGAAACGGACAATACAATGGCATAAGTAGTCAATACCTCCTTATTAAGAACACGATATACTGGCTATAAATGACCGGCATGCACCAGAAACCTACTGGTGTATCCGGTTTAATCAAATCAGCCAGGTGTTACGGAGGTAATGACAATGAGCAGTAGTGCAAGTCGTTTTTTGAAGCAAATGGGGTGGTGGATTTTCTTGCTTGTTTGCGCATTTTATGCTTCTTATGCGTTTTATATGGGTCTGGTTGAAATCCTCTTTCAACAGGGGCTTGTTGCCAGCGCGAAGCCCCGCGCCGTGCCGCTCATATTTATCATCCACGCACTGGCAGGCGGCATCGCTTTAATCAGCGGGCCACTGCAATTTAACCGGCACTTATTAAGCAAAAAGCGGAAAATACATCGCATTCTTGGGCGTACTTATGTGGTGGCCATTTGGATCTCAAGTATCGGCGGCCTGTGGAGTGCCATATTTTTTGAGGTAGATCTTGCCGCAAAAATTGTCTTAGGCGTGCTCTCTATCCTTTGGTTTGGCAGCACAACGATAGCATGGTTGTGTATCCTAATGCGCGACATTGCCGTACATCGGGAATGGATGATCCGTAGTTTTTCACTATCGCTCTTCTTTGTGAGCTTTAGCTTTTGGGTACCGGGGTTAGCAAACACCAGCCTGCCGGAAGCAATCAGTTATCCACTGGCTGTATTCGTGAGCTGGAGCCTTAATTTGCTGGTAGCAGAGTTGTGGATTCGTTATACACGGTCTCAATCCAGGCAGCCGTCTACGAATGTGCATCGCGATCATGCACTGCAACAGTAAATTGATAGGAAAACGATAGAGGAGAACACAATGAACATATCAAAACCCGAAAAAGTAAAGGAGAGGTTAACGATGAATAGCAGAAGCGTGCTACCACCAACGTACGTATACCTGTCTATAGGGGCGATGCTACTCCTTCATTTTACCGTACCTGTAGTAAAGATCATCCATCAGCCCTGGAACTTGCTGGGGATCATCCCTGTTATCGTTGGTCTAGGACTTAACCTTGTGGGAGATAACGCTTTCAAAAAGTGCAAAACAACCGTGAAGCCATTTGAAGAATCGACAACTTTGATTACAAGCGGAGTATTCCAGATTAGTAGAAACCCGATGTATCTTGGGTTTGTACTGATTATGAGTGGAATAGCGATATTTATGGGTTCATTGACACCGTATGCGATCATAATAGTTTTTATTATGCTCATAGATAATGTTTTCATAAGGGTTGAGGAGATTATGCTTGAAGAGAAATTTGGTAAATCCTGGTTGGAATACAAGCGGAAAGTCAGGCGTTGGATATAGTGTGGCTGATCCGCACGGCGTTCGTTACCCTGGTTGCACCCCGTCTCTCGGTTCGTCGCCCTGCACGCGCGTGCTGCACCGTGGTTGGCCACCGGGTGCTCGAAGGCGTGCGTGCTGCCGGAAGCCAGTGAGGACGTTCGCTGGCGTCTTTCTTGCCGCCAGTCATCTCCCCCCGCGCACCTCACCGCCGGCCAGGCCACAGTGTGCCACTGGCGCGCGCAAACTGCGAGCCAACTGCGACCCTTTTCGTAGATACCAGCAACTGGGCATGCTAGAATTGCGCTGGTGGCGACTCAGCGACCGAGCGCGCCTGCTACGCAGCGACGGCTTGCTGGGAGGCCCATGCGTAGCCGCCGCCGTGAAGGAGCTAAGCGCATGTGCGAACTCCAGGCAATCCAACGCCTCGAAACACTTCAGCGTGTCGCGCTCGCAATTACCTCGCAGCACCACCGCCAGACACTGCTGCCGACGATTGTTGAGCAGGCCGTGGCGCTGCTGCACGCCAAGAGCGGCGGGATCTACGAGTACCGGCCCGAGCGCGGCGTGCTCGAGATTGTGGCCGACTACGGCCGCCCGACCTCGATGCTCGGGCGTAGCCTGCGCGTGGGCGAGGGCATGGCCGGCCGGCTGATCAGCGGCGCTGAGCCGTTCCTGATCACCGACGACTACGACCACAGCCTGTATCGTGCCGAGGTGTTTCAGCAGCCACGGCCGTTTGGTGCGGTGATCGAGGTGCCGCTACGCTGGGATGATCGGCCGATCGGTGTGCTGTATGTCGACGACCAGTGCGGGCGCCGGTTCACGGCCGGCGATGCCGCAACGCTCCAGCTGCTGGCCGATCATGCCGCGATTGCGCTCAACAATGCCAACCTGCTCGCACGCGAGGCCAGCCAGCGCCAGCAGCTCGAGGCGCTGGCCCGCGCGAGCAGCGCAATCATGGACAACCTTGACGGCCTGGCGCTCGACGAGCGGCTCGACCTGATCGTGCAGCACGCCTGCACCATCCTCGAGGCCGAGAGCGCCGGCATCTTCCTGGTGCAGCAGCCCGGCACTATGACACTCGCGGCCAGCTTCGGCCACCGGCCCGGCGGCTTCGTGAAACACCAGCAGTTCGTGCTCCACAGCCGGCCCGGCCTGGGCCTGACCGGCTATATTGCGGCACAGGGTGTGCTGTTCAAGGCCCATGGCGAGCAGCTGCGGAGCCACCCGGCCCGGCGCGGCGAGCCGCCCCACACGCCTTCCGACTGCTGCTCGCTGCTGGCCATCCCACTGCGGCGGCGGCGCGGTGATAGCGACGAGCTGATCGGCATGCTGCGCGTCGATAACAAGAAAGATAGCAATGGCCAGGCGCAGCCGCTGGTTGGCTTTAGCGAAGAAGATGCCTGGATCTTGCGGCTGTTTGCGAATGCTGCGGTGGTGGCGATCGAGGACGCGCTGCTGGTGGCCGAGCTGAGCGAAAAGAGCGACTACCTCGAGCGGCTGATCGCCAGCTTGCCCAATGGTGTGATCGCGATCGACCGCCAGCGCCGCGTGACCAAGTTCAACCGCCAGGCCCAGCGCATGCTGCAGTATGATTCCGAGCAGGTGATCGGCCGGCCGGTCGACCTACTCTACGACGACCCGCACGAGCCATACCGAGTCGGCCAGCAGCTGCACAGCTCGATCGACGGCCGCTTGGCCGATTACGAGACCAGCATTCGCAGCCAGCATGGCGACCGCATCCCGATTCGCCTGGCGGCGACCTGGCTATTCGACGCCCAGGGCCGGCGCATCGGCAGTGTCGGCTATTTCGAAGATTTGCGCGCCGCCCGCGAGACGCAGCGCCGGCTCGACCTGCTGCTGAAGGCCAGCAACATCGTGGCCGAGGCCGACGACTTCGCCCAGGGGCTGGCCCAGCTGGCCGAGATGCTGGTGACGGTGCTGCACAGCAGCTTCTGCCGCGTGTTTCTGCTGGATGAGACCAAGCAATACCTGGTGACGGCGGCGACCTACCCTGCCCCCGGCGACAGCGCCCGGTTGGATTGGAACCCTGGTATTGGCAGCCGCACCGCACTGGCCGAGTGGCCAAGCCTCGAGCGCCAGCTCGACCAGGGCCGGCCGCGGGTGCTGCGCGCGCGCAGCCCGCGTGCGCGCCTGGCCCTGCGTGAATGGACGCGCCGGCTCGAGCTGGGCTACGACATCCAGTCGCTGCTGGTGATCCCGCTGCGCGCGCGCGAGCGGGTGGTGGGCCTGCTCGACCTGGGTGAGATCCGGCCCTGGGAGCTGGCGCCCTTCACCCCAGAGATGCTGCACCTGGCCAGCGCGATCGCCGAGCAGAGCGCAGTGCTGATCGACCGCATGCGGCTGCTCCGCGAGGCCGAGCACCAGCGCATGCAGTTTGCCGAGCTCGACAATGCCGCGCGCCAGCTGCGCGCCGAGAAAGAGCCGGCGCGCCTATACCAGACGATCGTGCGCCTGGCGATCGGGCTGGCCGATGGTAGCGCTGGCGGCCTGTTCCTCAACCACCCGCATATCGAAGAAGTCGAGCTGGTGGTGGCCGACGACTTTCCGCCCAACAGTATTGGCCGGCGGCAGTATCATAGCGAAGGGCTGATCGGCCACGTGGCGCGCGCCGGGCATCCCGAGATTGCCTATAACTACACCTACTGGCGCGAGCACGACCCGCTGCTCCAAGCGCAGGGCTTCCAGTCGCTGATTGCGGTGCCGCTGCGCCATGCCGGCGAGGTCGAGGCGGTGCTGTTCGTCGCGCACGCGACGCAGGCCTACCATTTCTCGAATGCCACGCTCGAGATCCTCGAGCGCTTCGCGAATCACGCCTCGCTGGTGCTGCGCACCGCCCGGCTGATCACCCGCGAGCAGCGCGCGTTTAGCCACCTGGCGATCCTGCATCAGATGAGCGATCACATTCAGGGCGCCTATGATCTGGACATGCTGCTGCATGCGGCGCTGACTACGATCACCGCCGGCTATGGGCTGGGCTTCAATCGCGCGGCGGTATTCCTGCTCGACGAGCGACGCGAGGTGCTGCAGGGCACGATCGGCATTGGCCATATCAACACATCCGAGGCCGACCAGGCCTGGGCCGAGCATTTCCAACACGGCCTGGAAGACTTCCGGCGCTACCGCGAGCTGGTGCAGCACCAGCGCCTGCCAGTCACGCCGGTGGGCGAGCGCGTACGCCAGATGCAGTTGCCGCTCGGCGCGATTGCCGGCGACCCGTTTGCGCGCGTGGCGCAGCAGCAGAAATGGCTGATCGTCTACCCCGATGAGTTTGCGAGCCTGCCGCCCAGCTTTGCCGAGTCGCTCCAGCCGACCACGCCGCTGGTGCTGGTGCCGCTGATCGCGCGCGGCACCACGATCGGCCTGCTGATCGCCGACAACAAGTTCACCCGCGAGCTGATCACCCACGAGCTGATCGACTCGCTGCTGGCCTTTGCGAACACCACGGCGATAGCGATCGACACCTACCAGCTCATGCGCGACACCGATCGGGCGCGCCGGCAGCTGCAGGCCTTTTACGAAGCCAGCAACGCGCTGGTCTGGTCGGATGATCCGACCCGTGTGCTAAACGAGATCGTTGAGCGCGCGCGCCAGACCGCCGGGGCGCGTGGGGTCAGCCTGGTGCTGTTCGACGCGCGCGAGCAGGTGCAGAACGTGTATGCGGCCGGCAGCGACATGCAGATCGACCTGAGCCCGATTGTGCGCCCGAACGGCATCTCGATCGAGGTGCTGCGCACCGGCGAGCCGGTGCTGATCGAGGACGCGGCCGCCCAGCGTGGGCGCGTCAACCACACCCTGTTCGACCGGCAGGTTGCCGCCGGGCTGTGCCTGCCGGTGGCGCTCAAAGGCCAGCGCATGGGCGTCATGTGGGTGCATTACGATGCGCCGCGGGCCTTCCCGGCCGGCGAGATCGCCGCGATCCAGCTGTATGTCGACCAGGCCGCGATTGCCTACGACAACGCCAGCCAGATCGACGCACTGCGGCGGGCGCGCAGCGCGGCCCGGATCGTCGCGCAGGTGACCACGCTTGGCCAGCTGCAGCCCACCCTCGAGTCGATCGTCGCCGGCACGCGCAGCGTGCTTGGCTGCGACGCAGTGAGCCTGTACCAGTTCTACCACGAGCGCAACCAGCTGCAGCAGCCGCCGACCACCAGCGGCCTGCGCTTCCCCCAGCTGATCAGCCGCAACGACGAGTCGGCGCGCGCGGCCGAGCAGTTTGTGCTCGAGCTGCTTGATCTCGATCACATGGTGCTGATCGAAGATACCCGTAGCGACCCGCGCTTTGCCAACCGGCGCTTCACGCGCGACGAGCAGATCGCCTCGTGCGTGGTGATCCCGCTGCGCGTCGGCGCCAGGTGCGTCGGGGTCATGTTCATCAACTACCGCCAGCAGCACCAGTTCACGCCCGACGAAGTGACCAACCTCGAGATCTTCGCCTACCAGGCGGCCGTCGCGATTCACAATGCCCAGCTGTACGAGCAGGCACAGCGGCGCGCCACTACGCTCGAGGCGCTGTATAAAGCCGGCCGTGCGATCACCAGCATGCTGGCCGAGCCCGAGCTGCTGGCGCACCTGGCCGAACAGGCCTGCGCGCTGATGGCCAGCCACGGCCAGCCGGCGACCGCGAGCCTGATCGGGCGCGTATACGACGAGCAGCTGGTGTTTACCGCCGCATACCCGAGCGAAACTCTGACGCAGCTGCATGCCGAGGTTGGCACCATGCTCGACCTGCGCCGCGAGCGGGTTGGCATTACCGGGCGCGCGGTACGCAGCGCCACGAGCCAGCGCGTCGCCGATGTGCGCGCCGAACCAACCTACATCGAGTACCTACCCGGCACGCGCTCGGAGCTGGCGGTGCCGATCTGCATTCGCGACAAAGTCGTGGGCGTGATCAACCTTGAGCATAGCGCGCCGGGTGTGTTCGACGAGCAGCATCAGCAGGCGCTCGAGCTGCTGGCCGCGCAGGCGGCGATTGCGATCGAGAATGCCCAGCTGTTTCAGGACACGCGAGGGCTGCATAATGTCACGCTGGCGGCCGCGTCGGCGCTCCAGATCGACGATGTGCTGCGTGCCACCACCGTAAGCATCGCCAAAGAGTTCCGCTACGAGTCGGTCGGCATTCACCTGATCGACGAGCATAGCGGATCGCTGAGCGGGCCAGCCTACTACGCCGGCAGCCTGCCGCGGAAAATGAACACGCAGATCGACCAGGGCATCACCGGGCGGGTAATGCGCACCGGCCGATCGGCGCTCGTGCCCGACGTGAGCCAGGACGCCGACTACATCGTCGGCGCCGAGCGCACGCTTGCCGAGCTGTGCGTGGCGCTCAAGCTCGATCACAAGGTAATTGGCGTGATCAATGTCGAGAGCGCGCAGCTGAACGCCTTCGGCACCCACGATCTGCACCAGATCGAGACGATCGCCCAGCAGGTGGTGGCGCGCATCGAGAACGCGCGGCTGTACACCCAGCTCGAGCGGATCTACACCCAGCTTGAGCAGACCAAGAACACGCTGGCCGCCCATACGGCAGTGGCCTGGATGGGCATCATCAGCGCGGCCTGGCGGCATGCGATCGAGAGCCACGCGCTGACGATCAAAACCGAGGTGGCGCTGGTGCGCCGGCAGCTCGACAGCGCTACGCGCCCACGCCTAGACGCACGGCTCGAGAAGATTAGCCGCATGGCCGACCAGATCTTGCAGCGGCCGATGACCCCGCCACTCGGCGGCGAGGCCAGCGAGTCGCTCGGCGTAAACGACTTCCTGCACGAGCGGCTGCACCAGCTCGGGCAGAAAGACCAGTATCGCACCGTACTGTTCGAGCTAGAGACCCGGCTCGACCCGGCTGCAACCGTGCGGATCAACCGCGAGTGGCTACGCGTGATCGTTGATACGTTGGTCGATAATGGCATCGACGCGATGCGCCGCCGGCGCACCCGGCGGCTGCGGGTGGGGGCCGCACGCGAGGGCGACATGCTGGTGGTGACGGTTGCCGACCAGGGCATGGGCATTGCGCCCGACGTTCAGCAGCGCCTATTCAAAGAGCATATTGTCAAGCAGACCGGCGAGCCGGGCATGGGCATGGGGCTGCTGCTGGCTCAGCTGATCGCACAGACCTATGGCGGCGAGATCGCGATCGTCGCAACCGGGCCGCGTGGCACCACGATGTGTATTCGTCTACCGGCGGAAACCTAACGAAAGGCCTTTGCATCATGTCTTGTCGCACACACATCCTGCTGTTTCAAAGCACCGCCGACACCGCCTGGCAGCGGCTGGTCGGCGGCGCGCTACAACCGGGTGCCGAGCTGCACATGGCTACCGAGGCGACGCTGGCCGGGCAGCTTGCGGTACAGCGCTATGCACTCGCCATCCTCGATACCTCGGCACTCAGGCGCGATGTCGCGCCAATTATTGCGCAGGTGCGCGCGGCGCAGCCGGCGGCCCGGATCATTGTGATGACCGCATCGCCAACCTGGGCGCGCGCGCGCGCGGCCTTTCGGGCCGGCGCGTTCGACTATGTCGTCAAGTCGCGCAATAGCGACGAGATTCGCGCGATCCTGGCGGCAGCGCTCGATGATCGGCCAGCCGTATAGCCTGGATTATGAAGTGGCACTATGGCACGCGAGCATGATCTGCAGGGCCTGATCGACCTGCATCGCAAGCGCCTCCAGATTCTCGAGCGGCAACGGGCTGCCTATGGCATGCTCACACCGCCGCATATTCTTATGGACATTGAGCTTGCGCTGTCGGAGATCGCGCAGCTCGAGCAAGTGCTGGCCCAGATCGTGCCGCAGGCCCAGCCAGTGCCAGCGCCGACACTCACGCTTGCGATCACGGTTGCGGCGGCGCTCGATCTGCAGGCGATGATCCGCACCCTGGCCCAGGCGCTGGCGCTGGCCGAGCGCCAGATCAGCATACGGCCAGGCGTAGAACCACACCAGGCCACCGAGCTGCGCATCCCAACCCTCGCCGCACATCGCCTGCTTGAGCTGCATCACGCGGGAGACTACAAGCTGCAGGCGATGCATATCGACGATATTCAGCTGGGCGCGGCACCAGCAGTCCATGCCGCACAGCCAGGTGCCCGCCCGCGCCAGATCGCACAAGAGGACGCCATGACACGCAGAGTGCTGCTGGTCGACAACGACCCCGACTACCTTGACTCGATCGCCGATTTTCTAGAGCTGGCCGACTATTACGTCTACCGCGCAGTGTCGCTTGATCGCGCCCGCCAGCTGCTCGATTATGTCTGGGTGCATATCGCAATCATCGACATCCGCATGCTCGACGACACCGATGCCAAGGACGACAGCGGCTTCAGGTTGGCCAAAGACGAGAAGTACCGCGCCATCCCCAAGATCATGCTCACGCGCCACGCGAACTACGATGTGGTGCGGCGCGCGCTCAGCCCATCGATCGACGGCCGGCCGGCTGCGGTCGATTTCTTCAATAAACTCGATGGCCCAGAGGCATTGCTGCGCGCGCTTGATCAGACGTTTGCGCAGGCATTGCGGATCAACGAGCAGCTGAAGATCGCCTGGCACCCACTATCATCATTCCCGGCGCTGGTCAACCTGCTGCTGCCGCCCGAGTACGATAACGCGCGCCTGCTTGATCGCTGCGCCGAGCTGGAAGATCTGCTGCGCAAGCTGTTCTACGACAGCGCCCAGATCACGATCGGGCGCGTGCTCAAGCCCGGCGCGGGCCGCTTCATGCTCGAAATCTACGCCTATAACCAGGCCGGCGCCGAGCGCCAGTATGTGGTCGCCTGCGGTGTCGAGCCGGCAATCACCGCCGAGAACGCGCGCTACAAAGACGTGGTGCCGCACGCGGCCGGCAACCACAGCACGATCAAGGCGCTCGACGCGGCCACCCTGCGCTTCGCGGCCAGCGCCTATCAGCTGAACGGCGGCGATCTCGAAACGATCGAGAGCTTTCGCGAATTCTACCAGAGCAACCAGCCGGCCGAGTCGGTGGCTACGTGCGTCGAGCAGATCTATTGCGAAACGCTGGCGCCCTGGTATCGTAAGGGGCGCAGCCAGCGCGCCGACCAGCCGCTTGGGGCGCTGCTCCGCGAGGTGTTTGGCCTGCAGCCCGAGCAGCTCGCGCACGATAGGCTGGGCGTGCAGCTTAGCGTTATCAGCCGGCAGATGCTGGCGACCGGGCTGGTGCGCCAGATTAAGTGCGCCGATAGTGAGATCACGCTAACATTTCACAGCGGCGCCGCCGCCCGGCTGGCCAACCCCGCTGCCAACCAGTACGAGCAGCGCCTCAGCGCGCGCGTGCCGGTGCAGCGCGGCATTATCCACGGCCAGCTCGACGCTGATTCGATCCTGGTCGATCACCAGAGCCAGACCTGGCTGATCGACTTTAGCCACGCGGGCCAGGGTCTGCTGCTCCAAGATTTCGTGCTGCTCGAGATCATGATCAAGCTCGAGCTGCTCGACACGCTCGACATCGAGCTGCGCTACCAGCTCGAGCAGCGCCTGCTGGCGGCCACCGATCTTGCCACGCCGCTCAACGACCCGGCGCTACCGGCCGAGATCGCGCGTGCGCTGATCGTGATTGAGCGCATCCGCGCGAACGCCGCCGCGCTGGCGAGCGCAGATCTAGGCACCTACGAGGCCGGGCTGCTGTTCTGCACGCTGGGTTTCCTCACAAGCTATCAGCCCGAGCTGCAATACGTGCGGCGCCGGCTGATGCCATACGCCCACGCGCTGCTGCATGCTGGCCTGCTGTGCCAGAAGCTGCTGGTGGCCCCGCCTGCGCCGGCCGATCTGCCCAGCCAGGCCGTAAACGGGCTGTGGCTCGACATGATCAACCAGGTTGCCTGGGTCGAAGGCCACGAGGTTGCGCTGACCTCCCAAGAATTCAAGATCCTCGAGCTGCTGGCACAGACCCCCGGCCAGCTGCGGACGCGCCAGGAGATTTCGGATATGCTGGGCGCCGAGTACGACATGACCGAAGAGAGCCGCCTGAACAGCGCGATCAGCCGCCTGAGGCAGAAGCTCGAGGCCGGCCCGCGCCGCTCGCGCTACCTCAAGACCATCCGCGGCCGCGGCTATGTGCTGGTACTCCAGCCCGATCGAACCGTGCAACACGATTGACAGGATCTATGCGTCCGGCTGCCTTCCGTGGCTGTGCCAGCGAGGGCAGCCGGACGGGATGTTTCGGCGGCGCCTCTGCCGCCCCTCCGCGCCCCGCGCCTCCACAGGTGGGGGCGGCTGCGGCGAATCGCCACCCACGGCTCCCCGCAAAGCTTCACCCAAACACAAGCCCCACCGTCCGCCGTGCCATGGCAGCACTCGGCTAGCCTCCAAATGTGACAATTTTGTCATCCTCCTGCCAGGCAGGCGTATGGATAGTGCCACAGATGTGCGATTTTTGGCTGAAACGCATGGGCCGGTGCCAGGGCACTGCGCGCCAACTGCGTGTGTACAGCCGGCGGTTGCAGCGTATAGTAGGGCCATAACGACGCAGCGATCGGCAGCATCGTTCGACCTCAGGAGGTGTGCTATGGCAGCAATTGCGCGGCCCTACTCGCACGATATGACGTTCCGGCCATTCCAGCCGTGGCTCTGGCTCAACTGCACTGCGCTGACGATCTGTAGCCTGGCCGCGCTGGCGCTGGCAGTGCTGGCGCGCGATCGGCGCTGGCTGCTACTCGTGGCCCCGGCCACGCTGCAGGTGCTGGTGCTGATCGCCCAGTATCACGCGCACGCGATCACGATCAGCGGCGCGAGCCTGATCTGCCGGCGCGGCATCTTGCGTACACGTGCGACGACTGTGCCGATCGTGCGCCTGAGCTACGAGATCCGGCATACGCTGCTGGGGCGGCTGCTCGACTACGGCACGGTGCGGATCGTCACGCCGAGCGGGCCGATCGAAGTGCGCAGAATCGCCTCGATCCGCATGCTTCAGGCGATCATCGCTGAGCGCCAGACCGATCTCTACGCTATGCCGGGCGCCTGGCGCCAGTAGCGGGGGCCAGGCCGTGTTGAAAGGAGCCGCGCCATGTGCATCAACCTGCAACCGGCTATGTCGGCAACGCTTCATCTCGCGCCGCCGCCCGCACCGCCGCTCGGCTGCTATGAGTCGATAACAACACTGGCAGTCACAGCGACGCATGTAATCTACGCTGGGTTTGATCGTAGCGCGGGCCGCGAGGTGATTATCAAATATGCGCACGCGGCCGGTGCCACCGCGCTGGGGCTGAGCAGCGAAGCGGCCATGCTACGCTTCCTGGCGCGCCACCAGATTGCCGCGCCGCGCTATCGTGGCCTGGCCGAGCATGGCGGGCGCTCGGCGCTGGTGATGTCGCGCATCCCTGGCCACACGCTCGAGGCGCTGCATGGTGCGCAGGCGGTTGGGCCAGGCCTGATCGTGTGGCTCGCGGCGCGGCTGTGTGCCACGCTGGCGGCGCTGCACCGCCTGGGCTATGTTCACCACGATATCAAGCCGGCCAATATTGTGGTGCGGCCCGACTACACGCCGGTGCTGATCGACTGGGGTACCGCCGAGGCGATCCGGCCGCCGGGCGACCGGCGGCCGAATAGCGGGTTCACGCCCGGCTTTGTTAGCCCGAACCAGGCCAGCGGCACTGCACGCCCCAGCAACGACCTGTTCGCGGTTGGCATGCTGCTCGACGCGCTGATCGACTGGCCTGGCCCGCAGCTGGCCACGATCATCGCGCGCGCCACCGGCCAGCATCACCAGCCCTTCCGCGATGCCGAGGCGCTGGCGCGGGCGTTGGCCCGGCTGCGCATGATCGACCGCCTGGCCAAGGCAATCGGCCTCAAGGCGATCTAGCATGGGCGAAGCTATTCGATCTAGGCCCGCCGATCCTTGGCATGCACGATCATCACCGGGCAGTGCGCGCGTTGGGCCACCACATTGCTGA
The sequence above is drawn from the Candidatus Kouleothrix ribensis genome and encodes:
- a CDS encoding DNA-binding response regulator: MAREHDLQGLIDLHRKRLQILERQRAAYGMLTPPHILMDIELALSEIAQLEQVLAQIVPQAQPVPAPTLTLAITVAAALDLQAMIRTLAQALALAERQISIRPGVEPHQATELRIPTLAAHRLLELHHAGDYKLQAMHIDDIQLGAAPAVHAAQPGARPRQIAQEDAMTRRVLLVDNDPDYLDSIADFLELADYYVYRAVSLDRARQLLDYVWVHIAIIDIRMLDDTDAKDDSGFRLAKDEKYRAIPKIMLTRHANYDVVRRALSPSIDGRPAAVDFFNKLDGPEALLRALDQTFAQALRINEQLKIAWHPLSSFPALVNLLLPPEYDNARLLDRCAELEDLLRKLFYDSAQITIGRVLKPGAGRFMLEIYAYNQAGAERQYVVACGVEPAITAENARYKDVVPHAAGNHSTIKALDAATLRFAASAYQLNGGDLETIESFREFYQSNQPAESVATCVEQIYCETLAPWYRKGRSQRADQPLGALLREVFGLQPEQLAHDRLGVQLSVISRQMLATGLVRQIKCADSEITLTFHSGAAARLANPAANQYEQRLSARVPVQRGIIHGQLDADSILVDHQSQTWLIDFSHAGQGLLLQDFVLLEIMIKLELLDTLDIELRYQLEQRLLAATDLATPLNDPALPAEIARALIVIERIRANAAALASADLGTYEAGLLFCTLGFLTSYQPELQYVRRRLMPYAHALLHAGLLCQKLLVAPPAPADLPSQAVNGLWLDMINQVAWVEGHEVALTSQEFKILELLAQTPGQLRTRQEISDMLGAEYDMTEESRLNSAISRLRQKLEAGPRRSRYLKTIRGRGYVLVLQPDRTVQHD
- a CDS encoding PH domain-containing protein is translated as MAAIARPYSHDMTFRPFQPWLWLNCTALTICSLAALALAVLARDRRWLLLVAPATLQVLVLIAQYHAHAITISGASLICRRGILRTRATTVPIVRLSYEIRHTLLGRLLDYGTVRIVTPSGPIEVRRIASIRMLQAIIAERQTDLYAMPGAWRQ
- a CDS encoding phosphotransferase gives rise to the protein MCINLQPAMSATLHLAPPPAPPLGCYESITTLAVTATHVIYAGFDRSAGREVIIKYAHAAGATALGLSSEAAMLRFLARHQIAAPRYRGLAEHGGRSALVMSRIPGHTLEALHGAQAVGPGLIVWLAARLCATLAALHRLGYVHHDIKPANIVVRPDYTPVLIDWGTAEAIRPPGDRRPNSGFTPGFVSPNQASGTARPSNDLFAVGMLLDALIDWPGPQLATIIARATGQHHQPFRDAEALARALARLRMIDRLAKAIGLKAI